A region of the Longimicrobium sp. genome:
TCCCTGCGCATCCTCACCACCGGCCCCGCCCCCGAGGTCGCCGCCGTCGTCGCGCGCATCTGGGGCGACCCGCTCCCCGTGGAGCACGTCCACGTGCCCGGCGAGGAGCCGATCGCGTCGTAGGGTCCTCTCCCCGCCCGTCACCTCGCTGCCCCTCCCCCAAACTGCTGGGGGAGGGTCGTTTGGCTTGCATTCGCCCGCGGTGCATGCGGCGTCACGGGGGCGGGCACGGGCAGCCACGCGGGGCGGCCCCTACGGGGACCGCGCGGAGGGCAGCGGTCGAGACGGGGCCGGGGGGGCAGACACGCATACCGGATCTGTGCGTGGGGCGAAGGTCGAGGATCGCACGGGGCGGGCGCGATGAATCGCGCCCGCCCCGGACCGATGCGTTTCCCGATGTCGGAGACCCGCGTGGATGGCCGCGATCTCCCTCCTCTCCCAGCAGTTTGGGAGAGGGGGGCCGGGGGGGTGAGGGCTTCAGTGAGGCTGAGGCTGCCGTGCATAGTGCCTCCGCAGCAGGTCACCTCCGAAGTCGTTCTCCAGATCGCGCCAGACGGTGTGGATGTGGTTCGCGTTGCTCTTGTCGTACTCCACCAGCACGGTAGGTCCGTGGATGCGGTAGTAGTGCGGCGCGCCGGGCCGGTGCGCGCCGGCCCAGGCGAAGTGCAGGCGCCCGAACCCCGCGTCGTCGATGCGTACCATTTGCCTGTATGACGACGAGTCTGCCATCCGCCCGGCGTACACTTCGAGCAGCCGGCGAAGCTGCCGTTGCTGGGCGGCCGTCATCTCGGCCGCGGGCATGCCGGCGAATGCCATCGGTGCCACGACAGGATCGCTGCCGGTAACGATGTCCCCCGGGGTCTGCGCGGCGATGGTGGCGCGGGCGCGCTGGGGAGGATCGAGCATCTGCAGCAGCTCGAAGGCGAGGTCCTCTTCCGCGGCGAGCAGGCGAAGCCCTTGCTGCGGGCCGCTGGGCACGCGCGCCGGGTTGGCACCCATGAAGAGCGGCGCGACGATCCGCCCGTGGGGCCCCAGATCCGTTACGTTCACCGAGAGGTGGTGGCCCTCGAAGCGCCAGCCCCAGGGATGCATCCCACCCGGCCGGCTGAAGAGTGCCAGGTAGTAGAGCTCCGGATCGCGCCGATTCCCCCAGGGAAACCCCTCGAGCACGCGGAGAGTGCCTTCGAGCTCGATGATGCCGCGCGCCAGTGTGTTGCCGCGCTCACTCAACCCGGTGCCGAGCACGCGGAACGCTGCCGCACGTTGCTCGGCGTTCATCGCCTGCAGCGGGAGGCCAGTGCGCTCTTGCGGCACGTACGCCCACATGGTGCGCTGCGGATCGTCGAATTCGAACGAGGCGAGGGCACGTTGCCTATCGTCGAGCGTCGAGAGGAACGTCCGCGCGACCGCGGCCGATGGAGCTGTGGCAGAGAAGGATGCACCGCCCGCACGCGCGGGCGGCTGGGTGCCGCAGCCAAGAAGCGCCACGGCGAGAACGGCAGGGAACCAACCTGCCGATCTGAACCGGACGCCCGGGACACGATTCGCCATGGAGGTCAACGGTATAGGGAAGCGATCTAACGAGCTTGAAGCGGGCAGCGAGGAACGAGCGGGGCGGGGGCCCTCACACCTCCCACCCCCGCACCTCCGGCGCGCCGCCCGCCACCGGAAGCACCAGGTACGTGTAGCTCCGGATCCAGTCCCCCGAGTTGGCGTAGAACCGCCCCGGCGCCACCTCCACCACCTCCGGCACGTGTGCGTGGCCCGCCACCACCAGCTCTACGTGCGGCATGCGCGCAAGTTGCTCCTCGGCCCAGCCGCGGATGAACGCCGCGCGCCCTTTTGCGGCCTGGTCGCCGGAGTCGGCCTTGTGCTCCGTGGTCGAGGCGAGCCCCGCGATGCGGCGACCCGTGTCCGGGTGCAGGCGGCGGAAGGCGGCGATCGAGGCGGGGTGGCGGATGATCCTGCGCAGCGCCCGGTACTTGTAGTCGCCCCGGCCCACGCCGTCGCCATGCGCCACCAGGGCGCGGCGCCCGCCCAGCTCCATCTCCACCGGCCCGTCCAGCAACGTGACGCCCACCTCGTCGCGCAGAAAGGAACCGGCCCAGGCGTCGTGGTTGCCGCCCACGAACGACACCGGCACCCCGGCCTCCACCACGTCCGCGAGCTTCGCGACGACACGGAAGTGCTCGCGCAGGATCACGGACTTGTACTCGAACCAGAAGTCGAAGAGGTCACCGTTGATGAGGAGCGAGCCGGCGTGCTCGGCCGCGTGGTCGAGGAAGCGGCGGAAGGCGCGCTCCGTCTCTCGCGGAACCGCGCCCAGGTGGATGTCGGAGACGATGTAGGCGGGCTTGCTCTGCATGGCGGGCCAAGCTACCCGGCGCGCGGGGCGCCCACAAGCCGCGCGGTTTGACACCACGTGCCGCCGCCGGGTAGCTTCCGCCGCATGCCACGCCCACCCTCGACCCTCCGCCGATGACGGCCGCCGCGCCCTCCTGCTCCGTCGAGTTCCGCGTCCGCTATTCGGAGACGGACCAGATGGGGATCGTCTACCACGCCAACTACCTGCCGTGGTGCGAGATAGGCCGCACGGAGCTGATCCGCCGCCTGTGGAAGTCATACGCGCTGGTGGAGCGCGAAGAGGGCGTACTCCTCGCCGTCACGGACGTGTCGCTGCGCTACCATGCATCCGCGCGCTACGACGAGCTCGTGCGGGTGACGACGACGCTGGAGCAGGTCCGCTCGCGCGCCGTCGCCTTCACCTACCTGGTGGAGCGGGTGGATGACGATGGTGGCACCAGCCGCCTCGTCTCCGCGCGCACGGGGCTGACCGCCATCGACCGCGACGGCAACCTGCGCTCGCTGCCGCCCTCGCTCCTGGAAGCGTTTCGCAACCCCGCACCGCGGGAGGTGGGATGATCGTGCCACGCCATACGCCTGTCCTCTTCCTCCTGCTCGTGGCCGCCTGCGCGCCGGCCGCGAGCGTCCCGGGCACGCCGGCGCCTGCACCCGCAGGCCCGCGCACGGTGGCGGAGCCTGGCTCGCCCGAAGTCGCCACACGCCTCCTGCGCCTGGAGGACCGCCGCGAGTACGACGCCGCCGCGCTGGAATCCGCCGCCACCTCGGCGAACTCCGCGGACCGCCGCCGCGCCGCGCTCGCGGCGGGCCGCATTC
Encoded here:
- a CDS encoding thioesterase family protein translates to MTAAAPSCSVEFRVRYSETDQMGIVYHANYLPWCEIGRTELIRRLWKSYALVEREEGVLLAVTDVSLRYHASARYDELVRVTTTLEQVRSRAVAFTYLVERVDDDGGTSRLVSARTGLTAIDRDGNLRSLPPSLLEAFRNPAPREVG
- a CDS encoding UDP-2,3-diacylglucosamine diphosphatase, with amino-acid sequence MQSKPAYIVSDIHLGAVPRETERAFRRFLDHAAEHAGSLLINGDLFDFWFEYKSVILREHFRVVAKLADVVEAGVPVSFVGGNHDAWAGSFLRDEVGVTLLDGPVEMELGGRRALVAHGDGVGRGDYKYRALRRIIRHPASIAAFRRLHPDTGRRIAGLASTTEHKADSGDQAAKGRAAFIRGWAEEQLARMPHVELVVAGHAHVPEVVEVAPGRFYANSGDWIRSYTYLVLPVAGGAPEVRGWEV
- a CDS encoding DUF3500 domain-containing protein, with amino-acid sequence MALLGCGTQPPARAGGASFSATAPSAAVARTFLSTLDDRQRALASFEFDDPQRTMWAYVPQERTGLPLQAMNAEQRAAAFRVLGTGLSERGNTLARGIIELEGTLRVLEGFPWGNRRDPELYYLALFSRPGGMHPWGWRFEGHHLSVNVTDLGPHGRIVAPLFMGANPARVPSGPQQGLRLLAAEEDLAFELLQMLDPPQRARATIAAQTPGDIVTGSDPVVAPMAFAGMPAAEMTAAQQRQLRRLLEVYAGRMADSSSYRQMVRIDDAGFGRLHFAWAGAHRPGAPHYYRIHGPTVLVEYDKSNANHIHTVWRDLENDFGGDLLRRHYARQPQPH